The Coregonus clupeaformis isolate EN_2021a unplaced genomic scaffold, ASM2061545v1 scaf0327, whole genome shotgun sequence genome includes a region encoding these proteins:
- the LOC121572978 gene encoding uncharacterized protein LOC121572978, which produces MGRCIDVCMLVLWVPVCVTFIVLGAVYIDDCPVKRVIPVHMIISGSFGLLYAFSSCYKDRVVCQHLSKLFWFMIIVWCIIGHNWIFSVFQPNYERKGIIGYKYCNKSLYIFAASTTIILEIFLIGRLLGLFSVCKLFMLCLVCCVSLCKSDDVKPDQVVEPLRCVETERCVGTDGSVGTEVCVGTDGSVGTQVCVETEVCVRTDGSVGTEVCVGTDGSVGTQVYVETHESVGHDESVGTKEYVVTEQSESNTAHY; this is translated from the exons ATGGGAAGATGTATTGACG TTTGCATGCTGGTCTTATGGGTTCCAGTTTGTGTGACCTTCATTGTCTTGG GTGCTGTGTACATTGATGACTGCCCAGTGAAACGTGTCATCCCTGTCCACATGATCATTTCTGGATCTTTCGGTCTCCTCTATGCATTCTCTTCCTGCTACAAGGACCGTGTTGTGTGCCAACATTTGTCTAAACTATTTTGGTTCATGATCATCGTCTGGTGCATTATTG GCCATAATTGGATCTTCTCTGTATTCCAGCCCAACTACGAACGGAAAGGGATCATCGGCTACAAATACTGCAACAAATCTCTATACATCTTTGCGGCTTCTACCACCATCATATTGGAAATCTTTTTAATTGGGCGGCTGCTTGGGTTGTTCAGTGTTTGTAAGTTGTTCATGCTTTGTCTGGTCTGCTGTGTCTCTTTATGCAAGTCTGATGATGTCAAACCTGATCAGGTTGTTGAGCCTTTGAGGTGTGTGGAGACTGAGAGGTGTGTGGGGACTGACGGAAGTGTGGGGACTGAGGTGTGTGTGGGGACTGACGGAAGTGTGGGGACTCAGGTGTGTGTGGAGACTGAGGTGTGTGTGCGGACTGACGGAAGTGTGGGGACTGAGGTGTGTGTGGGGACTGACGGAAGTGTGGGGACTCAGGTGTATGTGGAGACTCATGAGAGTGTGGGGCATGATGAGAGTGTGGGGACTAAGGAGTATGTGGTAACTGAGCAGAGTGAGTCCAACACTGCTCATTATTAA